The proteins below are encoded in one region of Eulemur rufifrons isolate Redbay chromosome 2, OSU_ERuf_1, whole genome shotgun sequence:
- the LOC138401260 gene encoding olfactory receptor 7D4-like → MEAKNYTEFSEFFLLGLSEDPEMQPILFGLFLSMYLVTVLGNLLIILVVSSDAHLHTPMYFFLSNLSFVDICFTSTTIPKMTVNILTHSRVISYGGCLTQMSLALLFVCVDDMLLTVMAYDRFVAICHPLHYTVIMKPRHCALLVLMSWFVISLATLVHLLLTMRLTFSLGTEIPHFFCDLPQLLKVASSDTFINNICLHVSTVLLGVFPVTGILFSYSKIVSSLMSMSSTAGKNKAFSTCGSHLCVVCLFYGTGVGVYLSSAVTPSSRGSSIASVMYTVVTPLLNPFVYSLRNKDVKGALGRVLSRAAS, encoded by the coding sequence ATGGAGGCAAAAAACTACACAGaattctcagaattcttcctcTTGGGTCTCTCAGAAGATCCTGAAATGCAGCCCATCCTCTTTGGGCTGTTCCTGTCCATGTACCTGGTCACGGTGCTCGGGAACCTGCTCATCATCCTGGTGGTCAGCTCTGACGCCCACCtgcacacccccatgtacttcttcctctccaacctgTCCTTTGTTGACATCTGCTTCACCTCCACCACCATCCCCAAGATGACTGTGAACATCCTAACTCACAGCAGAGTCATCTCCTATGGGGGCTGCCTGACCCAGATGTCTCTTGCTCTGCTTTTTGTTTGTGTTGATGACATGCTTCTGAccgtgatggcctatgaccggtttgtggccatctgccacccccTGCACTACACGGTCATCATGAAGCCCCGCCACTGTGCCCTCCTGGTACTGATGTCTTGGTTCGTCATTTCCCTGGCTACCCTAGTTCATCTTCTACTCACAATGCGACTGACCTTCTCTCTAGGCACTGAAATACCACATTTCTTCTGTGACCTGCCTCAGCTCCTCAAGGTGGCCTCCTCTGACACCTTCATCAATAACATCTGCTTGCACGTGTCGACTGTGTTGCTGGGCGTGTTTCCTGTCACGGGGATCCTCTTCTCCTACTCTAAAATTGTCTCCTCCTTAATGAGCATGTCCTCCACTGCAGGCAAGAATAAAGCATTTTCCACCTGTGGGTCTCACCTCTGTGTGGTCTGCTTGTTCTATGGAACAGGAGTTGGAGTCTACCTTAGTTCTGCTGTGACTCCTTCTTCCCGGGGAAGCTCCATTGCCTCGGTGATGTACACGGTGGTCACCCCCTTACTGAACCCCTTCGTCTATAGCCTGAGGAACAAGGATGTGAAGGGGGCCCTGGGAAGAGTCCTCAGTAGAGCAGCCTCTTGA